One genomic window of Roseateles sp. DAIF2 includes the following:
- a CDS encoding S8 family serine peptidase — MPNWNLSRKPIVLAIAALSTATLAMAQSVPASEAEGSRLWFIEFAGKPVADGASVAAVQAEQAAFRSAAAAAKVSYQERRAFNSLFNGLAVSVSAAERAKLASLTGVKALHPIETIQAPTPEQAAGSMIELSRALALTGANIAQNLLGLTGAGVKVGIIDSGVDIDHPAFGGSGVNGTTPFPNARIVAGWDLVGDTYNADSTSPTYNPIPSPDSVPDDCGGHGTHVAGIVGANGGGLKGVAPGVTFGAYRVFGCNGSTEADIMLEAMERALADGMQVINQSIGSGRQWPQYPTAQAATRLAKKGVVMVASIGNNGPGGSSPDALYAAGAPGVGEGVIGVASFDNAQVSFAVNGTPYGYNPSTGAPLPPTSGSLTMSKTGVAGQPTLPATAPDACSPLPAGSLTGTAALIRRGACSFYIKAANAQAAGAAAVVLYNNAAGAISATVVPTGSDPAITIPVVGITAAQGAVLDAAIVAGATSLNWTANGVGFPFGTGGLISGFSSFGLAADLSFKPDLGAPGGGIFSAYPLELGGGSTLSGTSMAAPHVAGAAALILQALPNAGLGREGPIVGRNAPPMINMLTRLQNTAKPKAWSGNANLGLLDHAFRQGAGMVDIVAAVKAQQFVLPSKISTGESDAGPTVQKLTLRNDALVPVTYTLGHVAGVAAGANTQSGTSYNISGVFDAPATVAFSSPNVVVPAKGVATVTVTITANASLPNRALYGGYITFTPQADGAPIQVAYAGFKGDYQSTQVLTPTANGFPWLAKLNGTSYSKQAAGASYTMVGNDIPFVLLHLDHQLRTLKQEVLDATTLASRGVISEQHYLGRSATPTGFIANGWNGTTNQGTLPNGSYIIKVSVLKALGDAANPAHWETWSSSPLTIARP, encoded by the coding sequence ATGCCCAATTGGAATTTGAGCCGCAAGCCCATCGTGCTGGCGATTGCCGCGCTGTCGACCGCCACGCTGGCGATGGCCCAGTCGGTGCCGGCGTCGGAGGCCGAGGGCTCGCGCCTGTGGTTCATCGAGTTTGCCGGCAAGCCGGTGGCCGATGGCGCCAGCGTGGCCGCGGTGCAGGCCGAGCAGGCCGCGTTCCGCTCGGCCGCCGCCGCCGCCAAGGTGAGCTACCAGGAGCGCCGCGCCTTCAATTCGCTGTTCAACGGCCTGGCCGTCTCCGTCAGCGCCGCCGAGCGCGCCAAGCTGGCCAGCCTCACCGGCGTGAAGGCGCTCCATCCGATCGAGACCATCCAGGCCCCGACGCCCGAGCAGGCCGCCGGCTCCATGATCGAACTCAGCCGGGCGCTTGCGCTGACCGGCGCCAATATCGCGCAGAACTTGCTGGGCCTGACGGGCGCGGGCGTGAAGGTGGGCATCATCGACAGCGGCGTCGACATCGACCATCCGGCCTTCGGCGGCAGCGGCGTGAACGGCACGACCCCCTTCCCGAACGCCCGGATCGTGGCGGGCTGGGACCTGGTCGGCGATACCTACAACGCGGACTCGACCAGCCCCACCTACAACCCGATCCCCTCGCCCGACAGCGTGCCCGACGACTGCGGCGGCCATGGCACGCATGTGGCCGGCATCGTGGGTGCCAACGGCGGCGGCCTCAAGGGCGTGGCGCCCGGCGTCACCTTCGGCGCCTATCGCGTGTTCGGCTGCAACGGCAGCACCGAGGCCGACATCATGCTCGAGGCGATGGAGCGCGCCCTGGCCGACGGCATGCAGGTGATCAACCAGAGCATCGGCTCCGGCCGCCAATGGCCGCAGTACCCGACCGCCCAGGCCGCGACACGCCTCGCGAAGAAGGGTGTCGTGATGGTGGCTTCGATCGGCAACAACGGCCCCGGCGGCAGCTCGCCGGATGCGCTGTATGCCGCCGGCGCGCCCGGCGTGGGCGAGGGCGTGATCGGCGTCGCTTCGTTCGATAACGCGCAGGTATCGTTCGCCGTCAATGGCACGCCCTATGGCTACAACCCGTCCACCGGCGCGCCGCTGCCGCCGACCTCGGGCAGCCTGACTATGTCCAAGACGGGCGTAGCCGGCCAGCCCACGCTGCCGGCGACGGCCCCGGATGCCTGCTCGCCGCTGCCGGCCGGCAGCCTCACCGGCACGGCCGCGCTGATCCGGCGCGGGGCCTGCTCCTTCTACATCAAGGCGGCCAATGCACAGGCGGCGGGCGCGGCGGCGGTTGTCCTCTACAACAATGCCGCGGGCGCCATCAGCGCCACGGTGGTGCCGACGGGCAGCGACCCGGCGATCACGATCCCGGTCGTCGGCATCACGGCGGCGCAGGGTGCCGTGCTGGACGCCGCCATCGTCGCCGGCGCGACCTCGCTGAACTGGACCGCCAATGGCGTCGGCTTCCCCTTCGGCACCGGCGGCCTGATCTCGGGCTTCAGCTCCTTCGGCCTGGCCGCGGACCTGAGCTTCAAGCCCGACCTGGGCGCGCCCGGCGGCGGCATCTTCTCGGCCTATCCGCTGGAACTGGGCGGCGGCTCGACGCTGAGCGGCACCTCGATGGCGGCACCGCATGTGGCCGGCGCGGCCGCGCTGATCCTGCAGGCCCTGCCCAACGCGGGCCTGGGCCGCGAGGGCCCGATCGTCGGCCGCAACGCGCCGCCGATGATCAATATGCTGACGCGCCTGCAGAACACCGCCAAGCCCAAGGCCTGGTCGGGCAATGCGAACCTCGGCCTGCTGGACCATGCCTTCCGGCAGGGCGCCGGCATGGTCGACATCGTGGCCGCGGTGAAGGCGCAGCAGTTCGTGCTGCCGAGCAAGATCTCCACCGGCGAGAGCGACGCCGGGCCGACGGTGCAGAAGCTGACCCTGCGCAACGATGCCCTGGTGCCCGTGACCTACACGCTCGGCCATGTCGCTGGTGTCGCGGCGGGTGCGAACACGCAATCGGGCACGAGCTACAACATCAGCGGGGTCTTCGACGCGCCGGCCACGGTGGCCTTCAGCAGCCCCAATGTGGTGGTGCCGGCCAAGGGCGTGGCCACGGTGACCGTGACCATCACCGCCAATGCGAGCCTGCCCAACCGCGCGCTCTATGGCGGCTACATCACCTTCACGCCGCAGGCCGACGGCGCGCCGATCCAGGTGGCCTACGCCGGCTTCAAGGGCGACTACCAGTCGACCCAGGTGCTGACGCCGACGGCCAACGGCTTCCCGTGGCTGGCCAAGCTCAACGGCACCAGCTACAGCAAGCAGGCGGCCGGCGCGAGCTACACGATGGTCGGCAATGACATTCCCTTCGTGCTGCTGCATCTGGACCATCAGCTGCGCACGCTGAAGCAGGAAGTGCTCGACGCCACCACCCTCGCGTCCCGCGGCGTCATCAGCGAGCAGCACTACCTCGGTCGCAGCGCGACGCCGACCGGCTTCATCGCCAACGGCTGGAACGGCACGACGAACCAGGGCACCCTGCCCAACGGCAGCTACATCATCAAGGTGTCGGTGCTGAAGGCGCTGGGCGATGCCGCCAATCCGGCGCATTGGGAGACCTGGAGCTCTTCGCCGCTGACGATCGCACGCCCCTGA
- a CDS encoding PEP-CTERM sorting domain-containing protein: MMNLFKRSAIGTALIAASMMAGTAAHAGVVTFDVAGISSNAGFGDASNETHFINLFEGARITAISWNVNLSTFSSSWLSEIGVDLSDGSANGFSLFAGIGEDASGSGSFSGSADLIALGTDFYVGSSGKVRLEFFEYLDDVISAADGRWDRGSLTVTYVPEPSSFALAALALLGVGITTRRRKS; the protein is encoded by the coding sequence ATGATGAATCTGTTCAAGCGCAGCGCCATCGGCACGGCGCTGATCGCCGCAAGCATGATGGCCGGGACCGCGGCCCACGCGGGCGTCGTCACCTTCGACGTGGCGGGCATCTCGAGCAACGCCGGGTTCGGCGATGCCTCGAACGAGACCCACTTCATCAATCTCTTCGAGGGCGCCCGCATCACCGCCATCTCGTGGAACGTCAATCTGTCGACCTTCTCGTCGAGCTGGCTGTCGGAGATCGGCGTCGACCTCAGCGACGGCAGCGCCAACGGGTTCTCGCTCTTCGCGGGTATCGGCGAGGATGCCTCGGGCTCCGGCAGCTTCAGCGGATCGGCCGACCTGATCGCATTGGGCACCGACTTCTATGTTGGCTCGAGCGGCAAGGTGAGGCTCGAGTTCTTCGAGTACCTTGACGATGTCATCAGCGCAGCCGATGGTCGCTGGGACCGCGGCAGCCTGACCGTGACTTATGTCCCCGAGCCCTCCAGCTTTGCGCTGGCCGCCCTGGCCCTGCTGGGCGTCGGCATCACCACGCGTCGCCGCAAATCCTGA
- a CDS encoding type II secretion system protein, with the protein MLFFVALTAAALAALGQRWSIATQREQERELEFRGQQIALAIASYLKASERLGMDRKGAGALPRSLDDLLLDTRGPKPQHHLRRAYVDPFTGKADWVLVPAPQDPERFHGVHSRSERELLRKVFPDDAPIERAEDWVFLAQAQEQQRIDAGAQAGGGSGEAVPVQPTPTPPPGTPKTE; encoded by the coding sequence ATGTTGTTCTTCGTCGCGCTGACCGCCGCGGCGCTGGCGGCGCTGGGCCAGCGCTGGAGCATTGCGACCCAGCGCGAGCAGGAGCGCGAGCTGGAGTTCCGCGGCCAGCAGATCGCGCTGGCGATCGCCAGCTATCTGAAGGCCAGCGAGCGGCTGGGCATGGACCGCAAGGGTGCGGGCGCGCTGCCACGCAGCCTGGACGACCTGTTGCTCGACACGCGCGGCCCCAAGCCGCAGCACCATCTGCGCCGCGCCTATGTCGACCCCTTCACCGGCAAGGCGGACTGGGTGCTGGTGCCGGCGCCGCAGGATCCCGAGCGCTTTCATGGCGTGCACAGCCGCTCGGAGCGGGAGCTGCTGCGCAAGGTGTTCCCGGATGACGCCCCCATCGAGCGCGCCGAGGACTGGGTGTTCCTGGCCCAGGCCCAGGAGCAACAACGGATCGATGCGGGCGCGCAGGCAGGAGGAGGGAGCGGCGAGGCCGTGCCGGTGCAGCCGACGCCGACCCCGCCGCCCGGTACTCCGAAGACCGAATAG
- a CDS encoding type IV pilin protein, whose amino-acid sequence MAKPQVMRPRGFTLIELIVVMAIVALLAGIAAPRYFNSLEKSKEAALRSSLSTLRDAIDQFAADRGRYPENLEELASARYLREVPEDPVAGRRDAWVELPPPPDAQLKGQLYDIRSGAAGRASDGRLYADW is encoded by the coding sequence ATGGCGAAGCCGCAAGTCATGCGCCCGCGAGGCTTCACCCTGATTGAGCTGATCGTCGTGATGGCGATCGTCGCGCTGCTGGCCGGCATCGCCGCGCCGCGCTATTTCAACAGCCTGGAGAAGTCCAAGGAGGCGGCGCTGCGCAGCTCGCTGTCCACCCTGCGCGATGCGATCGACCAGTTCGCCGCGGACCGCGGGCGCTATCCCGAGAATCTGGAGGAGTTGGCCAGCGCGCGCTATCTGCGCGAGGTGCCGGAGGACCCGGTGGCCGGGCGCCGCGATGCCTGGGTCGAGCTGCCGCCGCCGCCCGACGCCCAGCTCAAGGGCCAGCTCTACGACATCCGCAGCGGCGCGGCGGGGCGCGCCAGCGATGGGCGGTTGTATGCGGATTGGTGA
- a CDS encoding type II secretion system protein, which produces MSARSYERRGAWGFTLIEMLVVLAMLGVLAAAARPVLLMSVQRSQEFQLREALRQIRGALDAYKRAAEAGQIQLTIEDSGYPRELADLVRGVADAKSPNGRKLYFLRRLPRDPFADPALEPAETWGLRAADSPPDEPRPGRDVFDVRSLSERRALDGSRYRDW; this is translated from the coding sequence GTGTCCGCTCGGTCATACGAGCGGCGCGGGGCCTGGGGCTTCACCCTGATCGAGATGCTGGTCGTGCTGGCGATGCTGGGCGTGCTGGCGGCGGCGGCGCGGCCGGTGCTGCTGATGTCGGTGCAGCGCAGCCAGGAGTTCCAGCTGCGCGAGGCGCTGCGCCAGATCCGCGGCGCGCTCGATGCCTACAAGCGCGCGGCCGAGGCCGGGCAGATCCAGCTGACGATCGAGGACAGCGGCTACCCGCGCGAGCTGGCCGATCTGGTGCGCGGCGTGGCCGATGCGAAATCGCCGAACGGCCGCAAGCTGTATTTCCTGCGCCGCCTGCCGCGTGACCCCTTTGCCGACCCGGCCCTGGAGCCGGCCGAGACCTGGGGCCTGCGCGCGGCCGACAGCCCGCCCGACGAGCCGCGCCCCGGCCGCGATGTGTTCGACGTCCGCTCGCTGTCGGAGCGGCGCGCGCTGGATGGCTCGCGCTACCGGGACTGGTGA
- a CDS encoding secretin N-terminal domain-containing protein, with product MITNPKTPSLPQRCIATLLMVALLAGCANPALRQAEELTRSQQLGEANNVLETALRQNPSDHKLRAAQLRTHASLVNRLLIQIETQRAAGRWDEARAGVAQLRELEPSHARLPAFEIEIERGQRHEGLLTQARQALREGKTARAESIARDITAESAGHGGARALLAQIAQARPLEFGASGELGPAFQKPVTLEFRDAPLRQVFEALARSSSVNFVFDKDVRSDAKVTVFLRQVSLDEAMRVILSTQQLDRKLLNDSSVLIFPNTQAKQREHQELITRTLYLTNADVKSAQAMVRTIAKVRDIHIDERLNLMVVRDTPEVMRLVEKLIASIDLPEPEVMLEVEVLDVASDQVEAIGMKWPEQVSYGVPGVDGAIDIRNRGNFRTTVANPAVSATLRGTSGNTSLLANPKIRVRNRDKAKVHIGQKLPVFTTTTNFTGATSVAASVSYLDVGLKLDVEPTIQLDNDVVIKVGLEVSNMIREVKGPGGTTAYEIGTRQTSTSLRLNDGETQVLAGLINDEDRKSANGVPGLSGLPVLGKLFGVQSDTRNKTEVVLLITPRIVRNTAVPDVGLTRLPGGTDASPGAFSSRLRDQARAGVGLAGAGAASARSAATAQAPAAGAAADAEVVLRLDVTPQVGAGGTVSVTLRHDSGVSVRGELEFDATRLQPAQAAAGNAAPGRMPFELTPRGERVVVLRALPAAAGQVLSVNVGGLSAAGLNGETPPVRVEGSGMVTVEVK from the coding sequence ATGATCACGAACCCGAAGACGCCCTCGCTCCCGCAGCGCTGCATCGCGACCCTGCTGATGGTCGCGCTGCTGGCCGGCTGCGCGAATCCGGCGCTGCGCCAGGCCGAGGAGCTGACGCGCAGCCAGCAGCTGGGCGAGGCCAACAACGTGCTGGAAACGGCGCTGCGCCAGAACCCGAGCGACCACAAGCTGCGCGCGGCCCAGCTGCGCACCCATGCGAGCCTGGTCAACCGCCTGCTGATCCAGATCGAGACCCAGCGCGCCGCCGGCCGTTGGGACGAGGCGCGCGCCGGCGTCGCGCAGCTGCGCGAGCTCGAGCCCAGCCATGCGCGGCTGCCGGCCTTCGAGATCGAGATCGAGCGCGGCCAGCGCCATGAGGGCCTGCTGACCCAGGCGCGCCAGGCGCTGCGCGAAGGCAAGACGGCGCGCGCGGAATCGATCGCGCGCGACATCACCGCCGAGTCGGCCGGCCATGGCGGTGCGCGTGCGCTGCTGGCCCAGATCGCGCAGGCGCGGCCGCTGGAGTTCGGCGCCAGCGGCGAGCTGGGCCCGGCCTTCCAGAAGCCGGTGACCCTGGAGTTCCGCGACGCGCCGCTGCGCCAGGTGTTCGAGGCGCTGGCGCGCAGCAGCAGCGTCAACTTCGTGTTCGACAAGGATGTGCGTTCCGACGCCAAGGTCACGGTGTTCCTGCGCCAGGTCTCGCTGGACGAGGCGATGCGCGTGATCCTGAGCACCCAGCAGCTGGACCGCAAGCTGCTCAACGACAGCTCGGTGCTGATCTTCCCGAACACCCAGGCCAAGCAGCGCGAGCACCAGGAGCTGATCACCCGCACCCTCTACCTGACCAATGCCGACGTGAAGTCGGCCCAGGCGATGGTGCGCACGATCGCCAAGGTGCGCGACATCCATATCGACGAGCGCCTGAACCTGATGGTGGTGCGCGACACGCCGGAGGTGATGCGCCTGGTCGAGAAGCTGATCGCCTCGATCGACCTGCCGGAGCCGGAGGTGATGCTGGAGGTCGAGGTGCTGGACGTGGCCTCCGACCAGGTCGAGGCGATCGGCATGAAGTGGCCGGAGCAGGTCAGCTATGGCGTGCCGGGCGTTGACGGCGCGATCGACATCCGCAACCGCGGCAACTTCCGCACCACGGTGGCCAACCCGGCGGTGAGCGCCACCCTGCGCGGCACCTCGGGCAACACCAGCCTGCTGGCGAATCCGAAGATCCGCGTGCGCAACCGCGACAAGGCCAAGGTGCATATCGGCCAGAAGCTGCCGGTGTTCACCACCACGACCAACTTCACCGGCGCCACCTCGGTGGCGGCCTCGGTGTCCTATCTGGACGTGGGCCTGAAGCTGGATGTCGAGCCGACCATCCAGCTCGACAACGATGTGGTGATCAAGGTGGGCCTGGAGGTCAGCAACATGATCCGCGAGGTCAAGGGGCCGGGCGGCACCACGGCCTATGAGATCGGCACCCGCCAGACCTCCACCTCGCTGCGCCTGAACGATGGCGAGACCCAGGTGCTGGCCGGCCTGATCAACGACGAGGACCGCAAGAGCGCGAACGGCGTGCCGGGCCTGTCCGGGCTGCCGGTGCTGGGCAAGCTGTTCGGCGTGCAGAGCGACACGCGCAACAAGACCGAGGTGGTGCTGCTGATCACGCCGCGCATCGTGCGCAACACGGCGGTGCCCGATGTCGGCCTGACCCGCCTGCCGGGCGGCACCGATGCCTCGCCGGGCGCCTTCAGCAGCCGGCTGCGCGACCAGGCGCGGGCCGGTGTGGGCCTGGCGGGTGCCGGTGCCGCATCGGCCAGGTCCGCCGCCACCGCGCAGGCCCCGGCGGCCGGCGCGGCGGCCGATGCCGAGGTGGTACTGAGGCTGGACGTGACGCCGCAGGTCGGCGCCGGCGGCACGGTCAGCGTGACCCTGCGCCACGACAGCGGCGTCTCGGTGCGCGGCGAGCTGGAGTTCGACGCCACCCGGCTGCAGCCGGCCCAGGCCGCGGCCGGCAATGCCGCGCCGGGGCGCATGCCCTTCGAGCTGACGCCGCGCGGCGAGCGCGTGGTGGTGCTGCGCGCGCTGCCGGCCGCGGCCGGCCAGGTGCTGTCGGTCAATGTCGGGGGCCTGAGCGCCGCCGGCCTGAACGGCGAGACGCCGCCGGTGCGGGTGGAGGGTTCGGGGATGGTGACGGTGGAGGTGAAGTGA
- a CDS encoding GspMb/PilO family protein, protein MTATLQQHPLIERLRALPRHAAWRRLGWPGLVGLAALLLAGLLELGLARPWAQQQDELVAQAERLQRQLRLQRASGALQPAATPEQWRAALPGAEARQQRLADLLEAALRAGLATPRTEHRLAVDANAGLERLRVSMPVQGGYAQLRGFVETALRQDPALSLDGLKLRRAAPSGAELEAELQWSLHGRSTVAAAAPAGERR, encoded by the coding sequence ATGACGGCGACCCTCCAACAACATCCCCTCATCGAGCGGCTGCGTGCGCTGCCGCGGCACGCCGCCTGGCGCCGCCTCGGCTGGCCGGGCCTGGTGGGCCTGGCCGCGCTGCTGCTGGCCGGCCTGCTGGAGCTGGGCCTGGCGCGGCCCTGGGCCCAGCAGCAGGACGAGCTGGTGGCTCAGGCCGAACGCCTGCAGCGCCAGCTGCGCCTGCAGCGCGCCAGCGGGGCGCTGCAGCCCGCCGCGACGCCGGAGCAATGGCGCGCCGCGCTGCCCGGCGCCGAGGCGCGCCAGCAGCGCCTGGCCGATCTGCTGGAGGCGGCGCTGCGTGCCGGCCTCGCGACGCCGCGCACCGAGCACCGCCTGGCGGTCGATGCCAATGCGGGGCTGGAGCGCCTGCGCGTCAGCATGCCGGTGCAGGGCGGCTATGCGCAGCTGCGCGGCTTCGTCGAGACAGCGCTGCGGCAAGACCCGGCCCTGAGCCTGGACGGCCTGAAGCTGCGCCGCGCCGCGCCGAGCGGCGCCGAGCTGGAGGCCGAGCTGCAATGGTCGCTGCATGGGCGCAGTACTGTCGCGGCCGCGGCGCCGGCGGGAGAACGCCGATGA
- a CDS encoding GspE/PulE family protein, with translation MSATVYSLTDVLPAEQGPWQLDFERWPQAQAQRWRAVLAVGQGGRAMLLAERDADALLLQSVETRLQLPVRWLRCEAAAVEHWLGAGEADFRALSDVDEGLAEAGAGAQQAEELSALRLSEQASPVVRLLNATLYDALQDGASDVHIECTARGATIRFRIDGVMAPVRQVEGAQVAEQLVSRLKVMAELDIGERRLPQDGRFKLRVQGREIDFRLSIMPSVFGEDAVVRVLDRARIEQSQGSLTLDALGFGAEERAAIRAQARQPHGMLLVTGPTGSGKTTTLYATLAEIHTGQDKIITIEDPVEYQLPGVVQIPVNEKKGLTFSRGLRSILRHDPDRVMVGEIRDSETAQIAVQAALTGHLVFSTVHANNAFDVIGRFMHMGLDLYNVVSALNAVLAQRLVRLVCTHCARPHQPDAATLLRHGLKPDSEHRFLRGEGCGHCRGSGYRGRRAVAELLKLDDGLRDLIAARAPMSQIKEAARGRGMKPLRVMTLEAVCRGETTFEELERVTLDE, from the coding sequence GTGAGCGCCACGGTCTATTCATTGACGGATGTGCTGCCGGCCGAGCAGGGCCCCTGGCAGCTGGACTTCGAGCGCTGGCCGCAGGCCCAGGCGCAGCGCTGGCGCGCGGTGCTGGCGGTCGGGCAGGGCGGCCGCGCGATGCTGCTGGCCGAGCGCGATGCCGATGCGCTGCTGCTGCAGAGCGTCGAGACCCGGCTGCAGCTGCCGGTGCGCTGGCTGCGCTGCGAGGCCGCGGCGGTCGAGCATTGGCTGGGCGCGGGCGAGGCGGATTTCCGCGCGCTGTCGGACGTGGACGAGGGCCTGGCCGAGGCCGGCGCCGGCGCGCAGCAGGCCGAGGAGCTGTCGGCGCTGCGCCTCTCGGAACAGGCCAGCCCGGTGGTGCGCCTGCTCAACGCGACGCTCTACGATGCGCTGCAGGACGGCGCCAGCGACGTGCATATTGAATGCACCGCGCGCGGCGCGACGATCCGCTTCCGCATCGACGGCGTGATGGCGCCGGTGCGCCAGGTCGAGGGCGCCCAGGTCGCCGAGCAGCTGGTCTCGCGCCTGAAGGTGATGGCCGAGCTGGACATCGGCGAGCGCCGCCTGCCGCAGGACGGCCGCTTCAAGCTGCGCGTGCAGGGCCGCGAGATCGACTTCCGCCTCTCGATCATGCCCAGCGTGTTCGGCGAGGACGCGGTGGTGCGGGTGCTGGACCGCGCGCGCATCGAACAGTCGCAGGGCTCGCTGACCCTGGATGCGCTGGGCTTCGGCGCCGAGGAGCGCGCCGCGATCCGCGCTCAGGCGCGCCAGCCGCACGGCATGCTGCTGGTCACCGGCCCGACCGGCTCGGGCAAGACCACCACGCTCTACGCGACGCTGGCCGAGATCCACACCGGCCAGGACAAGATCATCACGATCGAGGACCCGGTCGAGTACCAGCTGCCCGGCGTGGTGCAGATTCCGGTCAACGAGAAGAAGGGCCTGACCTTCTCGCGCGGCCTGCGCTCGATCCTGCGCCACGACCCGGACCGGGTGATGGTCGGCGAGATCCGCGACAGCGAGACCGCGCAGATCGCGGTGCAGGCGGCGCTGACCGGGCACCTGGTGTTCTCGACCGTGCATGCGAACAACGCGTTTGACGTGATCGGGCGCTTCATGCACATGGGCCTGGATCTCTACAACGTGGTGTCGGCGCTGAACGCGGTGCTGGCGCAGCGCCTGGTGCGCCTGGTGTGCACGCATTGCGCGCGGCCGCATCAGCCGGACGCCGCGACCCTGCTGCGCCATGGGCTGAAGCCCGACAGCGAGCATCGCTTCCTGCGCGGCGAGGGCTGCGGCCATTGCCGTGGCAGCGGCTACCGCGGCCGCCGCGCCGTGGCCGAACTGCTGAAGCTGGACGACGGCCTGCGCGACCTGATCGCGGCGCGCGCGCCGATGTCGCAGATCAAGGAGGCCGCGCGCGGCCGCGGCATGAAGCCGCTGCGGGTGATGACGCTGGAAGCGGTCTGCCGCGGCGAAACGACCTTCGAGGAGCTGGAACGTGTCACCCTCGACGAGTAA
- a CDS encoding type II secretion system F family protein, with product MPQYLIRVFDPVLGAAASRRVEAPDRQGVALAAGVAPQHLLEVQELGGPAGQAAAGRAPRRGGRFPLQLFSQELAVLLDAGIALLEALSTLREKETQASVREALDGVVEAVQQGQPLSSAMRRQPQAFDELVCAIVAANERTGQLSVALAQHARYLAWVESLRSRLVAACVYPAMLLLVGSAVILFLLLFVLPRFAGILDGLGDQLPWASRALIGFGRTAGAHPWLVLGGIAALAGAGLALWRHQGLRQRLQASLWTLPGLGPRLRVLALARLYRSLAMLLGSGVPALTALRIVQDVVAAPWRPAVAAAAAQVAEGARFSDALEAQDLATPVARRMVRVGERSGELSGMLERAAAFHDEEAVRLTELLTRAINPALMLIMGVLIGGIIVLMYLPIFQLVEQVQ from the coding sequence ATGCCGCAGTACCTGATCCGCGTGTTCGACCCCGTGCTCGGGGCGGCCGCCTCGCGCCGCGTCGAGGCGCCGGACCGCCAGGGCGTCGCGCTGGCCGCCGGCGTCGCGCCCCAGCATCTGCTGGAGGTGCAGGAGCTGGGCGGCCCGGCCGGTCAAGCCGCCGCCGGCCGCGCACCGCGCCGCGGCGGCCGCTTCCCGCTGCAGCTGTTCAGCCAGGAGCTGGCGGTGCTGCTGGATGCCGGCATCGCGCTGCTGGAGGCGCTCAGCACCCTGCGCGAGAAGGAAACCCAGGCCTCGGTGCGCGAGGCGCTGGATGGCGTGGTGGAGGCGGTGCAGCAGGGCCAGCCACTGTCCAGCGCGATGCGCCGGCAGCCGCAGGCCTTCGACGAGCTGGTCTGCGCCATCGTCGCGGCCAACGAACGCACCGGCCAGCTGAGCGTTGCGCTGGCCCAGCATGCGCGCTATCTGGCCTGGGTCGAGAGCCTGCGCTCGCGCCTGGTGGCGGCCTGCGTCTACCCGGCGATGCTGCTGCTGGTGGGCTCGGCGGTGATCCTGTTCCTGCTGCTGTTCGTGCTGCCGCGCTTCGCCGGCATCCTGGACGGGCTGGGCGACCAACTGCCCTGGGCCTCGCGCGCGCTGATCGGCTTTGGCCGTACCGCCGGCGCCCATCCCTGGCTGGTGCTGGGCGGCATCGCCGCGCTGGCGGGGGCAGGTCTTGCGCTGTGGCGCCACCAGGGCCTGCGCCAGCGCCTGCAGGCCTCGCTCTGGACCCTGCCGGGTCTGGGCCCGCGGCTGCGCGTGCTGGCGCTGGCGCGGCTGTACCGCAGCCTGGCGATGCTGCTGGGCTCCGGCGTGCCGGCGCTGACCGCGCTGCGCATCGTGCAGGATGTGGTGGCCGCGCCCTGGCGCCCGGCGGTGGCCGCGGCCGCGGCCCAGGTGGCCGAGGGCGCGCGCTTTTCCGACGCGCTGGAGGCGCAGGATCTGGCCACGCCGGTGGCGCGACGCATGGTGCGGGTCGGCGAGCGCAGCGGCGAGCTCAGCGGCATGCTGGAGCGTGCCGCCGCCTTCCACGATGAGGAGGCGGTGCGCCTGACCGAACTGCTGACGCGCGCGATCAACCCGGCGCTGATGCTGATCATGGGCGTGCTGATCGGCGGGATCATCGTGCTGATGTACCTGCCGATCTTCCAGCTGGTGGAGCAAGTTCAATGA
- the gspG gene encoding type II secretion system major pseudopilin GspG, producing MSLLPSSLSTARSCTPSRSPARGFTLLELLVVMVIIGLLAGYVGPKFFGQIGKSEVKATRAQIDALAKALDQYRLDVGRYPTTEQGLAVLVAKPADEPRWAGPYLAKAVPKDPWHNDYQYRSPGEHGEYDLLSLGRDGRPGGEGEDADLTSW from the coding sequence ATGTCCCTGCTGCCGTCGTCCCTCTCCACCGCCCGCTCTTGCACCCCGTCCCGCAGCCCCGCGCGCGGCTTCACCCTGCTGGAGCTGCTGGTCGTGATGGTCATCATCGGCCTGCTGGCCGGCTATGTGGGGCCGAAGTTCTTCGGCCAGATCGGCAAGTCGGAGGTCAAGGCGACCCGGGCGCAGATCGATGCGCTGGCCAAGGCGCTGGACCAGTACCGCCTCGACGTGGGCCGCTACCCGACGACCGAGCAGGGTCTGGCCGTGCTGGTCGCCAAGCCGGCCGACGAGCCGCGCTGGGCCGGCCCCTATCTGGCCAAGGCGGTGCCCAAGGATCCCTGGCACAACGACTACCAGTACCGCTCGCCCGGCGAGCATGGCGAGTACGACCTGCTGTCGCTGGGCCGCGACGGCCGCCCCGGCGGCGAGGGCGAGGACGCCGACCTGACCAGCTGGTGA